The following coding sequences are from one Leishmania braziliensis MHOM/BR/75/M2904 complete genome, chromosome 36 window:
- a CDS encoding putative phosphomannomutase — translation MAAKTILLFDVDGTLTPPRNPETNDMKEALSKARAAGFKLGVVGGSDFVKQKEQLGESILEDFDYVFSENGLLAFKNGKEFHRNSLLKALGNDKVMAFVKKCLHLIADLSIPVQRGTFVEFRNGMLNVSPIGRNCSQQERDEFEQYDKIHHVRELMIADLKKAFPEYQLTYSIGGQISFDVFPKGWDKTYCLQFVEEEFKNIHFFGDKTSEGGNDYEIYCDSRTVGHSVKTYHDTIAIIEALIKESH, via the coding sequence atggCCGCCAAAACTATTCTTCTCTTCGATGTCGATGGTACTctcacgccgccgcgcaatCCGGAAACCAACGACATGAAGGAGGCACTATCGAAGGCTCGTGCAGCTGGCTTCAAGCTTGGCGTCGTCGGTGGCTCCGACTTTGTGAAGcagaaggagcagctggGCGAGTCAATCCTGGAGGACTTTGACTACGTCTTTTCCGAGAACGGTCTGTTAGCCTTCAAGAATGGCAAGGAATTCCACCGCAACAGCCTGCTGAAGGCTCTTGGGAATGACAAGGTCATGGCATTCGTGAAGAAGTGCTTGCACCTCATCGCCGATCTCAGCATTCCAGTGCAACGTGGCACCTTTGTGGAATTCCGCAACGGCATGCTCAACGTGTCTCCTATTGGCCGCAACTGCTcgcagcaggagcgggaCGAGTTTGAGCAGTATGACAAGATCCATCACGTCCGTGAATTGATGATAGCCGATCTCAAGAAAGCGTTCCCTGAATACCAGCTCACCTACTCTATTGGTGGTCAGATCAGTTTCGATGTCTTCCCCAAGGGGTGGGATAAGACATATTGCCTGCAGTTTGTCGAGGAGGAGTTTAAAAACATCCACTTTTTTGGCGACAAGACCTCAGAGGGCGGCAACGATTACGAGATTTACTGCGATAGTCGCACAGTCGGCCACTCTGTGAAGACGTACCATGATACAATTGCGATTATTGAGGCACTCATCAAAGAGTCGCATTGA
- a CDS encoding putative serine/threonine protein phosphatase 2B catalytic subunit A2, which produces MKCSGVVDRILNGTPVERSLSLKNDKVSLESIMLQFLCGEPLRLEHATEIAQQAALVLRTEPNVLSIGDTVVVVGDIQGQYYDLVEIFAACGSLGVTKYLFLGNYIGNGGFNLECLLFLLAAKVAHPQSLFLIRGSNESKFMADVLQLGKECQLKYSSALLPQLLSAFNCLPLAAIVRKKFFCVHSGLSPDVSHVDDIALIHRFRHIPTRGAMCDMVWSEPDWDTGNQLYNNAEESSGETYIPRLGLFETRALFIPNKQRGLSYVFNFACAKRFVSANNLLCIIRAHEVQELGFKLYRPHPNHLFPCIISIFSAPNYCSSFGNKGSVLVVSQETICFKQFEPSPHPCVLQGRNAFSWSLPFLESNLMSIFLTLLSGSDYDPMGVDSSGKGSSSGDITPII; this is translated from the coding sequence ATGAAGTGCTCCGGTGTAGTGGATCGTATCCTCAATGGAACGCCTGTAGAGCGCAGCCTATCGCTGAAGAATGACAAAGTGTCACTAGAGAGTATCATGCTGCAGTTTCTCTGCGGTGAACCGCTTAGACTCGAGCACGCAACGGAAATTGCTCAGCAGGCGGCACTTGTTCTTCGCACAGAACCGAATGTACTTTCTATCGGCGACACTGTTGTTGTCGTCGGGGATATTCAAGGTCAATACTACGATTTGGTAGAGATCTTCGCTGCTTGTGGCTCCTTGGGCGTGACTAAGTACCTTTTTCTTGGCAACTACATCGGCAATGGCGGGTTCAACTTGGAGTGCCTTCTTTTCCTACTGGCAGCGAAAGTAGCTCACCCGCAGTCGCTTTTTCTGATCCGAGGAAGCAATGAATCCAAATTCATGGCAGACGTTCTTCAACTTGGCAAGGAGTGTCAGCTAAAGTACTCTAGCGCTTTGTTACCACAGTTACTGTCTGCGTTTAACTGTTTGCCACTGGCGGCAATAGTCCGAAAAAAGTTTTTCTGCGTTCACTCAGGACTGTCCCCAGACGTGTCGCATGTAGATGACATTGCGCTAATTCATCGCTTCCGTCACATTCCAACGCGAGGGGCAATGTGTGATATGGTGTGGTCTGAGCCAGATTGGGACACCGGCAATCAGCTGTACAACAATGCTGAGGAGTCTTCAGGCGAGACATATATTCCACGACTCGGCTTGTTTGAGACGCGAGCACTCTTCATCCCAAACAAACAGCGAGGCCTGAGCTACGTGTTCAATTTCGCTTGTGCAAAACGTTTTGTATCAGCGAACAACCTCCTCTGCATCATTCGAGCTCACGAGGTTCAAGAGCTCGGCTTTAAGCTATATCGCCCGCACCCGAACCACCTGTTTCCTTGCATAATTTCCATATTTTCGGCACCAAATTACTGCTCTAGTTTCGGCAACAAAGGCTCAGTTTTAGTGGTTTCACAGGAGACTATTTGCTTCAAGCAATTTGAGCCCTCGCCTCATCCATGTGTGCTGCAAGGGCGAAATGCATTTTCGTGGTCTCTACCGTTCTTGGAAAGCAACCTAATGTCCATCTTCCTGACCCTCCTGTCGGGCTCTGATTATGACCCAATGGGTGTGGACAGTTCTGGAAAGGGCTCGAGCAGCGGAGATATCACACCAATCATTTAA